One Helianthus annuus cultivar XRQ/B chromosome 7, HanXRQr2.0-SUNRISE, whole genome shotgun sequence genomic region harbors:
- the LOC110868968 gene encoding putative serine/threonine-protein kinase-like protein CCR3 codes for MMSSTTGVTVIITYAIAILSSIQTIHTLSGSATTIAVSYGSTITICGITAGQPSQHIQCWRNGQVSDVFSNISFDSIAGGRDVFCGIRSGGSTLICWNPNLTPKRLYYNETVILTDLAVGDSQICAVTNTSQGTVNCWRDGEEFTTRNIRIRSVSSGLGLSCGVPVDNTSGIICFGSNSQLANTNTIQLQVEFDSFSMLNVFVGGGHVCGVNSTGFVICRGANDHGQIDVPDHEAFEFSALALGLNHTCGLRMLNKTVVCWGGGGGNVNVSDYVVGVSFESIVAGSDFTCGLTSNNLSVICWGDGWVRNGLYPSEFGLPLGSVLPGPCVRSGPPACGCGIYAQSDTLCSGSGSICMPCNLASLAPPSPPPSPPTGGGNVPRSSPSRPLRRGLLAFAIVGSIGTFAGICTIIYCLWTGICCGNKKIHNSVQPTITSTNHNGPQLSNNSSQVSRSSTIRRQASRAFRRQRSGTSSKHADREEEFTFADLALATDNFSLENKIGSGSFGVVYKGKLLDGREVAIKRGEMCQKAKKFQEKESAFDSELAFLSRLHHKHLVRLVGYCEEREEKLLVYEYMKNGALFDHLHDKKNVEQNSSLLNSWKMRIKIALDAARGIEYLHNYAVPPIIHRDIKSSNILLDANWVARVSDFGLSLMGPESDSEQRPTKAAGTVGYIDPEYYGLNVVTAKSDVYGLGVVMLELLTGKRAIFKSNDDGTGNGNGNGGTPISLVDYAIPTIVSGELAKILDKRVRPPEANEAESEAVELMAYTAIHCVNLEGRDRPTMTDIVANLERALTLCDDSHGSISISSGQISIISE; via the coding sequence ATGATGTCATCAACCACCGGCGTCACCGTCATCATCACATACGCCATCGCCATCCTCTCCTCCATCCAAACCATCCACACTCTCAGCGGCTCCGCCACCACaatcgccgtaagctacggctccACCATCACCATCTGCGGCATCACCGCCGGTCAACCAAGTCAACACATCCAATGCTGGCGCAACGGCCAAGTCTCCGACGTATTCTCCAACATCTCGTTCGACTCAATCGCCGGCGGCCGTGACGTCTTCTGCGGCATCCGGTCCGGCGGTTCAACTCTCATCTGTTGGAACCCTAATTTGACACCAAAGCGGTTATATTATAACGAAACGGTTATTTTAACCGATTTAGCCGTTGGTGATAGTCAAATATGTGCTGTTACTAATACCAGTCAAGGAACCGTTAATTGTTGGAGGGATGGTGAAGAGTTTACCACTCGAAACATTCGAATTCGATCGGTTTCATCCGGTCTAGGGTTAAGTTGTGGCGTTCCGGTGGATAATACTAGTGGAATAATATGTTTTGGAAGCAATTCGCAACTCGCGAATACGAATACAATACAATTACAAGTTGAATTTGATAGTTTTAGTATGTTGAATGTGTTTGTGGGAGGTGGTCATGTGTGCGGTGTGAATTCGACCGGTTTTGTGATATGTAGAGGTGCGAATGATCACGGGCAGATCGATGTACCCGATCATGAAGCGTTCGAGTTTTCGGCTCTTGCTCTTGGTTTGAATCATACATGTGGGTTAAGAATGTTGAATAAGACTGTAGTTTGTTGGGGAGGTGGAGGGGGGAATGTAAATGTTAGTGATTATGTTGTTGGTGTTTCGTTCGAGTCGATTGTGGCTGGATCGGATTTTACTTGTGGATTGACTAGTAATAACCTTTCGGTTATCTGTTGGGGGGATGGTTGGGTTAGAAATGGTTTGTATCCATCAGAATTCGGACTTCCGTTGGGAAGTGTTCTTCCAGGACCATGTGTTCGATCCGGACCACCAGCTTGTGGTTGTGGTATATACGCTCAGTCGGATACTCTTTGTTCTGGGTCCGGATCAATATGTATGCCTTGTAATTTAGCTAGTCTAGCGCCGCCATCGCCACCACCATCGCCGCCAACTGGAGGTGGTAATGTACCTCGGTCTTCGCCTTCAAGACCGTTAAGAAGGGGGTTACTGGCTTTCGCAATAGTTGGATCAATCGGGACATTCGCGGGTATTTGTACTATAATCTATTGTTTGTGGACTGGTATATGTTGTGGGAATAAAAAGATACACAATTCTGTTCAGCCCACAATCACTAGTACTAATCACAATGGTCCTCAACTTTCAAACAACAGTAGTCAAGTTTCGAGATCTTCTACGATCAGGCGACAAGCGTCACGGGCTTTCAGAAGGCAAAGAAGTGGAACGTCTTCAAAACACGCGGATCGCGAAGAAGAGTTTACTTTCGCTGACTTGGCATTAGCGACGGATAATTTCTCTCTTGAGAATAAAATCGGTTCAGGGAGTTTTGGCGTCGTGTATAAAGGCAAGTTGTTAGATGGGCGTGAAGTCGCTATTAAACGAGGAGAAATGTGTCAAAAAGCGAAAAAGTTTCAAGAGAAAGAAAGCGCGTTTGATTCGGAACTCGCTTTCTTATCGCGGCTACATCACAAGCACTTGGTTAGACTCGTCGGGTATTGTGAAGAGCGCGAAGAAAAGCTTTTGGTTTACGAGTACATGAAAAACGGAGCTTTGTTTGATCATTTACACGACAAGAAAAACGTCGAACAGAATAGTAGCTTGTTAAATTCTTGGAAAATGCGTATCAAGATTGCGTTGGACGCCGCTAGAGGAATCGAATACCTTCATAACTACGCGGTCCCACCTATAATTCACCGAGACATCAAGTCATCTAACATCTTACTCGACGCGAATTGGGTTGCTAGAGTTTCGGATTTCGGGCTATCTTTAATGGGCCCGGAATCCGATTCGGAGCAAAGACCGACTAAGGCAGCCGGGACAGTCGGCTACATTGATCCCGAATACTACGGATTAAACGTAGTCACCGCCAAAAGTGATGTCTACGGTCTTGGAGTCGTCATGCTAGAGCTCTTGACCGGCAAAAGAGCGATATTTAAAAGTAATGATGATGGTActggtaatggtaatggtaacGGTGGTACACCCATAAGTCTAGTGGACTATGCGATACCAACAATCGTATCCGGCGAATTGGCAAAGATACTCGATAAGCGGGTAAGGCCACCCGAGGCGAATGAGGCTGAGTCGGAGGCTGTCGAGCTGATGGCTTACACCGCGATACATTGTGTGAACTTGGAAGGTAGAGATAGACCAACAATGACTGATATTGTTGCTAATTTGGAAAGAGCTTTGACACTATGTGATGATAGTCATGGTAGCATTAGCATTTCAAGTGGGCAGATTTCAATTATATCTGAATGA